The genomic segment GGAGTACTAATTGCATAATGATTTACAACTGAAAATTCAAAATCCACTGTATTTTACCACCTTAGACCAATGATGTTACAGATATGGTGAGTTTCtaagatttaaaaagtgaaaaggtgAGGCACAGTGTAGTCTGAAGCTGATCCGTCGATGAGGCCGTGTCCGTCATCGTTCACGAACCAGCAGAGGACGTTCTTTCCCGTTTTCACATCCCTGCTGAAATCTTTTCCCCAGTGCCTTCAGAGTATTGAaaataatagttaaaaaaagaataattctttagtcctttttttttttaaagtcccgttttacaaaaattcaaacatttacctGGTAAAAGAAAGACCTTGATGGTTTGGCCTTTTATGTACATTATCGCATTTGACTTTCCCTCCACTTCTCCTGGATGCGAATCTGTCACTTCAAACTCAACTCCATGGTAGAActgagagagattttttttctgatacacAGTAAAGCTCCTTTGCAGAAAAGcgaataaaacaaatatgtacatATTACTTCATATGTTGTTCAGAGTAAATACCTGTCTCAGGCCATCTCTTTGGGAAAGAACCAGAGCTCCTTGGACCTGAACCGGAGAATTGATACAGACGCAAatccacagcagcagcatcctggGAAGAAGCTGGAGGCAAGAGGGCCTCCGCACCGGCCCAGCTGGAAACAAGTGTGCAGGGAATTCGAAGCATGTCTTCCTGTAAAAGTCACTCCGCCCacactgcataaaaaaaaaagagaaaaaaaacagagtgcCTACACCTATTGAACaaagattgtgtgtgtgtgtgtggtttcatGCACATGGTATGTCTGCAGGGATGAGGGATGAATAGTGGGGACGCTCATCCTGTCCAAACAAGGTTTCATGTTCAAGTAGTCAGGTTTTCACTCCATGAATAAAGACTATTCATGCTGCATTTTGAATGAAGACAGCAGTTTGTCAATGTAGCTTTTATTTGGTATCACTTCGTCCTGCAGCAGAGtgttacaaacattttaatgacaatGGCCCTGCTGGCACTTTTAATACAAGTATTAAAAGATCAGGGCGTGACCTTGCAATGCGACTAATTATGAGCTGGTGTTGCATTATGTCGCGTAATGAGCAACGCCAGTTCATAATGCTCATTATGAGCTGGCTATTGGACCTCAGGTAGGTTTTGATCTGTTTTATAAAagctgaaacaaacacaagagaATTTGTCCTCCTAAATGAaagaataacaacaaaatataGATCCAGCTTGAGAGCATTTGTAAGAACTTTGACCCCTACACTAAAATAAACACGGAGCATTTTCCCCAACGTCGATAAtcactttacacacacacacacacccacacactaaaaaaaaagcaacaagaagTTTTGTGCTTTTGGAACAGGAgttgaaaatcaaaaattatgACTCGTTTTGTTAGATTAGCCAAGAAACGAGCAGAACACTCATCATACTTCACAGGCCGCCATTTTGTAGTAAGCGACTGATCACACTTCACTGAACCGCTGCCACGGGATGGAATAGGAATGGTAAGATGGTAAAATGATGCAGCATAATGATGCTAATATCAGTGGGTTGTGTTTATGACTTTCGTTCACTCTGGAGGGCAAGTTTCTAACCCGCGAGATAGCGTTTTGTTGCACACATAGCACAAGCTAGCGGTAGCTACGCTCAGGATTCACGCATTGACAAATACTAACAAGAATTGATCATAAAGTCCGTATAGACAGGAAATGTATTCCACAGAGTGTAATAGAGTGTGAACTTTGTTAATTAAATTCAACAGTTTATCTGTACTGTTAGGTTTTATATATTGCTGGACATTTTGCAGTTTAGGGTGTTTCATACTCAGTGTTGCCAGGTTTTCATCAAGCTAAATAACTCTTGGCTGTCCTAAATATCACCAACAACTAGCTTGCTGTGGCAGACAAGAATAACAGAGTAAGTGACGATAAGGGACAGTCTAGAAATGTTTACAACTACAAATgaggttttaattttattcattcatcttCATACATAAAgtctctttttgtttctaaCCTACACAGTTCACTTAGGAACCTACAAGAAGTTTCCATAAAGCAAATCTTTCccaccattttttattttttttttgtggaacatGCAATCCGCATTACTTGTCTAAATGAAccaaataacaacaaaacaattagaATGTGGTTTATTGCAGTgtagtgatttattttaaacaaataacatgTCATCCTTGCATCCCGAACCTCGCCATAATGTGATCAGAGTTATTTCGGTTTAATCGAGGGTCATAATCTTTCCTTAAACGCCAGATGTGAGGATCTAACCACAGTAAATGGAAATGTGGGGCAGATGTATAAATTCtctagaaaatgtaaaacaacccAATGAAATTATATGCGAGATCTGAGAACCTGTGTGAGTATTTATCTCCGTAAGTCAtcagaaatgtcagaaataaaCCGATACACTATGATTGAAGACATGGGTGTGAcatgctttgtttctgtttacgAAATGGACTTTGTAGGCGATGATGATATGGCAACATGTAGATGTAAAATGAGGTTAACAAATTGGCAAAGAGGCAAACTGACCCATAATGCACATTATGAAATGTGCtgttttcttaacattttttgttgttgtctgttTTACTAATCTGATTATTTgaacagcagaataaaaaacaaagtctaaAATTCATTCAGTTTAAAGTACTGAATTTGTCCACAACAGGGGAAATAACCCAAACCCTGGGTTCATATTTAACCTagcagtgttttaaaaaagttcttCTAATCCTAGATATTTGCCACAATAtcgggggaaaaaaagacagttcTGTTTTCTGCAAGAGTGTTAAGCCGAATTTCCTCATTGATTtaataaacttgattttgatCGTATTTAGTAGTGCACAAGAAGGCACTACTTGCTTTCAGACCGTAGTGAAAAGGCTCGACACAACGTAGTCTGCCGCCGCGCCGTCGATGAGGCCCGATCCGTTGTTGTGGATGAACCAACAGGGAACGTTTTCACCGTTCTTCACGTCTCTTCTGAAGTCCCTCTGCCAGCCTCTGTGCGGAACCAGGAGAACAGGTCGGGATTCAGACATTTACCACAACCAGCTCCACTCTCTCGACTTACCTGGTCACATTGAGCTGGTGTCCTTTTGCAAACATGGTGGCGTCTGGCTTCTCTGGAGATTCCCCGGGACGTAAATCTGTCACCTCGTACTCAATCCCGTGGTAAAACTGACCTGAAGGACAGTTTACAGCaggcacatttattttttcaaacaacaCAAGGTAAGGAAATTTAAATCTGGTCAATTTTTCCTGGTTCTAATCTTgtcagaaactgaattttgggttttcattatatGTATGCAGTAATCAAACTTAACAAATTAACGTGTAAACTGTGTGAGtataataaattattagaatataggagttttactttttcagttgaattactgaaatacatCTACTTGTCATTAACTTTTTAGTTTATGGAAATGTACCTGTGCGCATGCAGGAAGTCATTTATGCTTTGCTGCATTTATATCTGTGCCAGATCCACACAAATATATCTTGCTTCATTGTGCATtcttgtgtttaaatgttttactaaaCCGGGTTAATatgaaaaacactgaatttaAATAGTAGTGCCCTTCAGGAAGTGTAAaaacgcacacatacacacacacaaaaaatacatcatGTTGCACCTAGCAAGCCATGAACAGAAGGGGACAGAAGGTGGGTGTCCAGGGTGTAGAAACCGAGGTAGTCCCGGTGGTAGGGGTGCTTCTTCCACACTTTGTGGAGCAGGATCACAAACTTAACGGAGCGCTTTAGCGTTACAGTCAGGCTGCCATCTTTAGTAACCACAACATCCACGCtgaaacacaacataacaaagACTGTCACAATCGACCTAATTTGAAGGACACTTTTAACGTTTTCCTTCAGCACAACGGTTTTCATTTTGatgggaaacaaaaaaacataataaaatgggGGGTGGGGGTTTACAGCAGAAACAGTAGGTTGCTTAAAGAATTAACATCCCCGTTTTTGCCTGGATTAACCCAACTGGACCTCCTTCAACGCGAGTCTCATGggaggaaacaaacaaactattAGGTAGACATGGGTGACGAAAAACAGATTTTGGTGGAActatagtttttgtttaaaacatggaACTAAACACGAGTTGCTGTAAAGTCAGCAGTTGAAGGAACTCAGCGTACTCTGAGTTCCAGGTATAAAACGTAAACTGCTCCAACTCACTTGGGTCCTTTGAGAGAGGCTGTATCTGTCCACAGCAGCTTGGCGTCTTTACCGTCCTGCGAAACTGAAATATACTGAGTGGTCACCTGCAGGCTGACGCCCAAAGTCCGGTGGACGATGCCGAAACGCCAAAAATAGGTGTTAATTTTCCCATCAGGAGGAATCTTCTTGTCTCCTATGATCTGACCGTTGACAAAAACACCTGAGGAGAGATGATGGGAATCAGTGCAGAAAGGATGGAAAGGTTGAACTTCAGAGGGCGAACTGTTTGAAACTGGTTTGCCGACCTGCTTCTGGGTCACGGACCAGATTAAAAATGGTTCCTGGTACGTTGTTGATGTTGAAGCACAGAGAGTCGTTTCTCCCAGGAAGCTCTATAATGAAGTGGGGATCTCCATCCACTGCAGCACAGACAGTGGCAGTAACAATTAAAAAACGATGGCTCTCGGAGTGAGAGCTCGGGATTTTTTAAACTTGGTTCTGTCGTTAATATCTCCAGTTACTATAAATCCGGATTCGCTTATCCTAGCAGCTAAAGCTAACAGACGATAGGAGAGAAAGACCGAGATCAAAACAAACTCCTGCTGCTTTTAAACTCCCAACGTTTCCATTGGTTAGCTACGTCCACTGACGCCGATGTCGACAGAAGTGCACCAACggtgaaaattaaatgtataaattaaacGACTGTAGTATTCTAGTTTgtgacaacattttattttataatagttGCTCTGGATGGAAACACTTTACTGGTACCGGTCCTAATATGAGTTTCATACGTGAAGATCCTTGGGGGCGCACCATTCCCCACGtgtattcataatttatttagtcTGTCATTTTCTGCTCTGAACAATTACTCAAATACTTTTATGCAGTAGGCACCTCTGCTTGGTGGTGTTTACTGTCAATCAACAACAGGTAAGGCAAGAGCTTTTCTGTGGTTTATTTGCCTCTTTTAGCTGGAGAGTCTTTTAGTTCTTCCATTAGTTACTCCcaaatatgaagaaatatgaagaaatttCGCAAAGTAGGACTATTTCTGTCACTCTGACACTCTCTTAGAGTATTTCAGCTGCTGCCCATTACCGCGGTCACTCTTTTATGTACACCAATCCGAACTGAAGCACGTCTTTGTAAAAAAGCTAaaagttgtgtttctgtttttttttcttttcttactattgaagcaaattttaaactgtTAAGTTTTGCCTTTGTGGTTGAAATTTTATACTCTTTGCTTAAGaactaaaataacattttgtaactCTGGAGAAAACGCACAGTGGTCATTATCGTATGACAACAACAGACCATTAAAGCCACCAGCTTTATTCTGTTTGCTCCGCAACGATTATAcagataaaatactttaaaaaaaaaaaaatttaaattaaagtgtcATGAAAATGAAGGCGTGtccatgaatgtttatgactgttgtcatgaaccGCCTTTCGGTAAATAGTGACACTTTTAATTCAGgtttacattaaaagtgtcaaggTGTCAACTTAGCATTAAGTTCCATTCAATCTtacattaaaagtcaattaaaagagTCAACTTTGcgttaaaagtgtcattatttaccaaatggcACTTCAtaacaacagtcataaacattcataaagactccttcatgttcataacatgtattatgtcatgtttatgacagtgtcatgtcagtcttatgcacacccccttaaaataaagtgttaccttaAATTTCTCTAtcagcaagaaaacaaatatttcaaacatgaaatctAAGAAATTGCGACAAATCAACATTTGGACAAACCTTCTTAtagattacaaaataaataagcgATATAACCATCTTCATCCTTCTTTAATGAAATGTACTTACCTAAATACACTGGAGAAGACGCATACTGTACTGGGGCAGAGAAGAAATTTGATGCAAATCCTGAGTATGCTGTACATTgaaatacaagtaaaaaaaactaatttaataaattatcgAAAcccagtagtttttttttctttttcttttagaaaatgatTGTCTCACCCATTGATTTCAGTCTTTCCGCTTGCTGTCTTTGCTCTGTGAAAAAAGACCAACAAGGGGCAACTTGACACATTTTGTATCAGAAAATCCAGTTAATGATGTTAATGATGCTTATTATCAATGCGTTTGCTCCTTTCAAACATGTAAGCTTAATTCTACGCCAAAAGCTTGACCGGGTAAATCGGAGGGGAGGAAAACTTTGTTTCACCCTCGGTCAGTTTGTCCGCGATGAGAGGGCTGTCTGTGCCGTCTTCTGTTTCAGGCTTGGTCACCACCATGGAGGTGAGAGGAGTGACAAAGCTGTACTGCAGAGACATTTCCAGGGCCTTGGCTGTGGCGTTGGCCTTTTCATCTGCTGCACCAGTCTTACTGtgatgagggggaaaaaaacaaaacaaaacatatgttGCCATCAacattggatttttatttagcaaTGGCTGACAAATACAATTTAATCAGTACTGCTCAAGACACAACCAGCAAGGAAAACGAAGATTAAACACATCAACATCTTTTCTCAGCAAGTATACTTCTCATGAGAGGTGAAAACCGCATCGGGTGTCGGTTACAACTCAAGTAGCAGACACAAAGAAATGAGCCCAGAAATTAAGTTATGTCTATTAAGGTGGAATAGTGCGGTTCATTTGGATATTTAGCACCAAACTATGTTCATCTCTGGGGACACAGAAACCGTCTCCTTCCTGGATGGTGTGCTGGCTGAGAATTTCTGTTTATACTTGTGGGAATTTTTAGCTGAGAACGAGCCAGATGGTGGCGGTCTAAAGTTCTCTTCATGATTTCTTTTGACTTGAAACAACTCAAACACCCCAGTTCTTGGTGGTGCGACATCGTGACACTCAAATGTTGTGATCAAAAGCTTTCAAAAGCcagacatcatcatctgggcgTTCCTCCCTTGCTGAAAGGCAGTTTTAGTAATCTCAATGTTTTGAAGAAAGTTATAATGAATCCCCCTTAATCCGTGTTTCGAAATCAAAGTACGAAACACGGGAAAAATTTACTTGGatagtgtggaaaaaaaagctctttttaACCAGCACATGGAAATGTCTAGTTTCCCTCGTAATACGCTCAATTTAATTTGAACAGTTCCGACTACTTGGATTTTGACATTCGGAGCAGATTTTATGCCAAAAGGTCTCAAATTGATGCGTTCAGTATTTAATTGAGTCGCAACAGACCTTTTCTCCAGGAGCTGTTGGATGGTGAGGTAAGCCCACAGACGCTCGGTGAAATCCCCAAAGATGTAAGTCTCATCTGGATACATCACGTTCCAGTCCACAACGCCGGCCTGGCCTTGCACTTTGAAGTTATCTTCCAACTACACaggaaggagaaaagttattctAAATGGGACAGATGAAGACCCGTCGAAACcctttgacatttctttttgtagAGTTTATTTCTTACGCCCTGGCCAAGGACTTCCACCAGGAAGTTGTCCAGGTCGTTGTCCGTCAGCCGACCCGCCACCACAATCTCTGAGCCGTTGAACAACTGAGGGAAGTGAGAGGTGGTCACGTAGTCGACTGCATTGTCTGGATATACCAGGTCCACCTCTAACAGCAGGGGGCTGGCCACTTCTTCATAGAAATCCTGCAAACGATTGCAGTTGATTCCACTTTTGTATCGCACCCCAAAAACATCACATTCATTTCAGCCGAGCAGAACTCAAAGCGCTCAAACCGTTCACCTGGAGCTGCAGAGTAGCGTCCGAAGCTTCAAAGATCCTGCGAGCCACTCCTTTGTTCTCTTTGCTCATCACATCCAGGAAGTTGTAGTCCACGTCGTTTCCGAATCCGAGACAGAACAGAGACATGTTTCCCCCGATGGCAGAACGCACATTCTCCTGGATCTTTGGGATGTCAGGCTCTCCTTCGGATGCACACGCAAACAATGTTAGGATAAATACAAAGtacgtaaaaataaaaatgtaagatcTATCTCTCAATATGATGCCTAGTACAAGTATTCGAAGCCCTTTAAGccatattacaaccacaagctgTGTTGTggtttattgggattttatatgctAGAGCAACTCAACAACTTGTATATACACATTGCTTTACAGGCTTAAGCCAACCTAGGTTGCTTCACACGCATATTAAAACACTCCAGATATAAAGATGTATATTCAATGTAAAacattagaagaaaaaagataaaaaaatatataaacaggACCTACAAAGCAGGGAGAGTGAAGTTGGTCAACATTGATGCTGATATGGACGGAGCTACAGGGCGACCCCGGAAGAAttgattggagaaaaaaaacttgagccAAAGACTCTAAAGAGTTATGatgaaatggtttaaaacaAAGCGCATTTGTGTGTTgaaacggcccagtcaaagtagaTGTGGCATGACGAAAACTGCCACGCACTGACGGACTGGGTTGTTGATATTTTACAAGGAATTGAGAACGTTTTAGTTTCTAGATATGTAAAGGTTATTGAAACACGTCCAAAAAGACTTCCAGCTCTACTGGCACAGTGGCGACCAAAAGAGGGGGCTGAGAGGGGCCCGGGGCTCCCCTGGAAAAATTACTCACCTCTAGAGAATCATGCCCAGTTCATACAAAGGCACACAGAGTCATGTTCTTCAATCAAGACATAAATGTGAAACCCAATAAAGAAATCaatatatatttgcatttatttgtaaagataCATGCAAAACGGTATATTATTTCCTTCTATTTTATGCGTAAAATCTCAGTCTGTCACTTACAATTTCAAGCCAAATCAGATTATACAATGCAAATTTGTGAAAAACGTTTAAGAGATATAAACACTTCTGGAAGCCGCTGTATGGAAAGACTTACCAAAGTTTGGCATTCCATCAGTCAGTAAGATGATCATGTCGATGCTTCTCTCAGGGAGCCGGTTCGCCTGTCTATCTCTCTTCAGCATATTTATTCCATCCAGCATTGCCTGGTTAATATTAGTAGcttggcaaaataaaacaaaataagcaaactgTCAATTGTTTAACTCTGTAATAAAATTCAGGGAGTGTGAcacattaaactttttgttgtCTTGACCTCCATTGTCTTGGATTGACCTGGCGTAGTCCTTTGCTTCAGCCACGTTTTGTTTGGTCGCTTTGGTGAGAGACTCCTTCCAAGACAGAACGGCGGAGTCAAACTGGAGGAGAGCGAAGTGGTCCTCTTCATGGAGGTCCTCCAAAATGGCCACCAGTGCATCTCGAGTCTGCAAAAGTTCTGGGATCAAAACGTACCCCTGCCAGCAGCTTTCACAATCACAGTCGTGGTCATAAATATACATACCCTGACAgaattttggatttgttttcttgGACATTTTTCAGAGACGACgtatgataaaaacacaaacattcttTCTTGAATGGTCAGTAGTTAGGTGAAACAACCGTGTTTAGTCTTGTCAAATCAATAATGACACCAGAAACTACCCAAATGACCCTGATCAAACACCTTGTGATTTCTGGCCTTCAAAACATGCACATAAGTCGACACAAACGTCGCTACTAAAAGTAACCGTCCTCACATGCAATGTGTTTGgtttaaatcatcattttcagcaacaactgCAAGAACGATTGTTTGAGATACGAATAAAAGCCCATAGATACCTTCAGCCGAAGCGCGCAACTCTGAGAAACAGTGGTGTGGCTGTGGAGCCGCTGGAAGAAAAATGGACCGCCTGGTTGAATCACCATAAGAAAGCCATTACTATGCAAATGCTACAAAGTATCCTTCTTACAAAGCACCAAGGAGTGATGAGACCAAACTTGAACTGTTTAACCAAGTGATGTATTTGGAGAGGAGTCAACAAGGCCTACGATGAACACCATTCCTACTGTGAAACACGGAGGTGGGTCACTGGTGTTTTGGGGATGTGTGAGCTACTACAGGGAACTTAATCATAACTGATCGCAGGACGAATGCAGTCTGTCATCAGGAAGTACTGGAAGAAGATTTTCACTCATCAGCCCCGGAAGCTGCGCGTGGGACGTGTTTGGACGTTCAAACATGACAACGTCTCAAAACACAAGGCCAAGTCGACCCGTCGTTGGCTACAGCAGAACAAAGTGAAGGTTCTGGAGTAGCTATCTCAGATGCCCTTGGAGAGATCTCAACACATTCACGCAAGACAAACCAAGAATATACATAAACCAGAGGCTTTGTACCATCTTCAAATTGAACCACCTTCACCACGTCATCTCAACATTCTTCCATCAAGCCGCAAACAATGTTTTGAATCGCTGAGAAGTAGTTCCTATATGATGAGCtccgcagttccaccaggtgtttgataattgctgctgccgctagtctttGATAATGATGCAATACAACGTAAAGCTAAAAATAAGTTGACTTCATATaacgctgcccctttaaaggGAGCGATGCACAGTAGCAGCAGCTGGTGTATGTGAGTTTCTGTTGTCATTATTATGCAAGAGGAACACAGCTGTTCGACAAATAAAATGGCTGCACCCACTATGTGTCTGAAGAGTTTTCACCTGTGCCATCTTTGTGCCCATCATCGACCCGCTCCTATCGATAATAAACACCACATTCTTAGGCACTCTGGGCAGGTCAGGGGGTGCAAAGAAGTGCACAAAGTAGCCGTTCACAATCTAGACGGAAACAGAGTCACAACTTGCACTTAATGGACGAATGCATGCAAGCCAACAAACAACATGAATCTGTGATTTGAGTTCATAGCGCACCTGAATGTCCCCGACTTTCTCCTGTCTGTTCACGTCATACTTAATGACGAAATCGCCGTCTATCAGCGTCCCATCGCAGCCTGGACACtttctctgctgctccacaGTTGGAGAGAAGGAGATGTGAGCCTGACGAGAAAAAGGACAAGTGAGACATCTGCGTTGAATGttaaacaggaaggaaaaacgAAAGTCATTCAAAGAGTCAAAACGACAAGTGAAGAGTGAGGCACCTTCTTATCCAGGACTGTTTTCTCCACTAGGGGGAGCAGCTCGTTGGAGAGGAAAGTGGCGTGGGCGTCAACGTGAGATAGGCCCTGAGGCTCATAAATGTTGGTCGAAATCTGTTTCCGACACAGAGACACCGCTCATGACCACGTTCATCGAATCATAAGGaggcagcaggaagtgaaaatGAATCATCTGGCCACTCACCTGGAACTGCTCAACCACACTTTTGGGTTTGACTCGGATCAGAATCTCATACTGGCCCAGTTTTCTCTGAAGGAGCTCCTCGTAGGTCAGGATGAAAGTCACGTTGCTTTCAGCTGCAATGTTGACCGACACAGAAAACTTCTCCATCTTCCTCCCAGAAGCcctgcagtaaaaaaaacaacacacacaggTATCTCGTTCTGCTCCCTACGCCAGGTCAGCAGGGGGCTTTAAAGAACGTCAGTTTTACAAGAAACTAGTTTGTGTCTCGGTCGACTCACTTGACCAATCCCGCCGTCTGTCCGGACGAGACGGCCTTCTCATATTGTTTCTTAgctttctccttctccttcaccTCCCCGACGTACACCTTCCCTTCAATCTCCCTGAgtagcacaaacacaaaagacaacgc from the Xiphophorus maculatus strain JP 163 A chromosome 20, X_maculatus-5.0-male, whole genome shotgun sequence genome contains:
- the LOC102229331 gene encoding inter-alpha-trypsin inhibitor heavy chain H3-like isoform X2: MSGPFGVRLLLWGCVCLWLSSPTSGALVIFEDDEAPEKRSTNEAMVEVLSVTVDCTVTNRFAHTVMTSVALNKANESKEIFFDVELPKSAFITNFSMEIEGKVYVGEVKEKEKAKKQYEKAVSSGQTAGLVKASGRKMEKFSVSVNIAAESNVTFILTYEELLQRKLGQYEILIRVKPKSVVEQFQISTNIYEPQGLSHVDAHATFLSNELLPLVEKTVLDKKAHISFSPTVEQQRKCPGCDGTLIDGDFVIKYDVNRQEKVGDIQIVNGYFVHFFAPPDLPRVPKNVVFIIDRSGSMMGTKMAQTRDALVAILEDLHEEDHFALLQFDSAVLSWKESLTKATKQNVAEAKDYARSIQDNGATNINQAMLDGINMLKRDRQANRLPERSIDMIILLTDGMPNFGEPDIPKIQENVRSAIGGNMSLFCLGFGNDVDYNFLDVMSKENKGVARRIFEASDATLQLQDFYEEVASPLLLEVDLVYPDNAVDYVTTSHFPQLFNGSEIVVAGRLTDNDLDNFLVEVLGQGLEDNFKVQGQAGVVDWNVMYPDETYIFGDFTERLWAYLTIQQLLEKSKTGAADEKANATAKALEMSLQYSFVTPLTSMVVTKPETEDGTDSPLIADKLTEEQRQQAERLKSMAYSGFASNFFSAPVQYASSPVYLVDGDPHFIIELPGRNDSLCFNINNVPGTIFNLVRDPEAGVFVNGQIIGDKKIPPDGKINTYFWRFGIVHRTLGVSLQVTTQYISVSQDGKDAKLLWTDTASLKGPNVDVVVTKDGSLTVTLKRSVKFVILLHKVWKKHPYHRDYLGFYTLDTHLLSPSVHGLLGQFYHGIEYEVTDLRPGESPEKPDATMFAKGHQLNVTRGWQRDFRRDVKNGENVPCWFIHNNGSGLIDGAAADYVVSSLFTTV
- the LOC102229331 gene encoding inter-alpha-trypsin inhibitor heavy chain H3-like isoform X1, which codes for MSGPFGVRLLLWGCVCLWLSSPTSGALVIFEDDEAPEEMTGATKMLQKRSTNEAMVEVLSVTVDCTVTNRFAHTVMTSVALNKANESKEIFFDVELPKSAFITNFSMEIEGKVYVGEVKEKEKAKKQYEKAVSSGQTAGLVKASGRKMEKFSVSVNIAAESNVTFILTYEELLQRKLGQYEILIRVKPKSVVEQFQISTNIYEPQGLSHVDAHATFLSNELLPLVEKTVLDKKAHISFSPTVEQQRKCPGCDGTLIDGDFVIKYDVNRQEKVGDIQIVNGYFVHFFAPPDLPRVPKNVVFIIDRSGSMMGTKMAQTRDALVAILEDLHEEDHFALLQFDSAVLSWKESLTKATKQNVAEAKDYARSIQDNGATNINQAMLDGINMLKRDRQANRLPERSIDMIILLTDGMPNFGEPDIPKIQENVRSAIGGNMSLFCLGFGNDVDYNFLDVMSKENKGVARRIFEASDATLQLQDFYEEVASPLLLEVDLVYPDNAVDYVTTSHFPQLFNGSEIVVAGRLTDNDLDNFLVEVLGQGLEDNFKVQGQAGVVDWNVMYPDETYIFGDFTERLWAYLTIQQLLEKSKTGAADEKANATAKALEMSLQYSFVTPLTSMVVTKPETEDGTDSPLIADKLTEEQRQQAERLKSMAYSGFASNFFSAPVQYASSPVYLVDGDPHFIIELPGRNDSLCFNINNVPGTIFNLVRDPEAGVFVNGQIIGDKKIPPDGKINTYFWRFGIVHRTLGVSLQVTTQYISVSQDGKDAKLLWTDTASLKGPNVDVVVTKDGSLTVTLKRSVKFVILLHKVWKKHPYHRDYLGFYTLDTHLLSPSVHGLLGQFYHGIEYEVTDLRPGESPEKPDATMFAKGHQLNVTRGWQRDFRRDVKNGENVPCWFIHNNGSGLIDGAAADYVVSSLFTTV